A window of Streptomyces sp. NBC_01241 genomic DNA:
TCGGGGCCCGGGCCGTCCGGCCACACACCCCCGTAAGAGTTAGGAGGATATCCAGGCCTTGACGGTTCCGGCCAAGCCGTTGTGCGAGCGCATCCCCGCGTCGGAGCGGACGGGGCGCTTCCGGGGGCGGGACGCGCGCTCCCGGAGCGCTCCGGTCACACGCCCCGCCCTTCGCTCACGCGTCGCGCTTCTTCAGTACGAGATAGCCGCCGGCCAGCGCGGCCACCACCCAGGCGAGCAGAATGCCCAGCCCGCCCCACGGACCGTACGGAGCGGGATTGCTGTTCATGGCGTCCGGAACCACCTGCATGATCTTGGACCCGGCCTGGTCGGGGAAGTAACGGGCGACCTTCTTCGCGCCCGGGACCGCCGACAGGATCTGCGAGACCAGGAAGAAGAACGGCATCAGGATGCCGAGCGACAGCATGGAGCTGCGCAGCATCGTCGCCACACCCATGGAGAAGATCCCGATGAGGCCCATGTAGATGCCACCGCCGACGACCGCGCGCAGGACGTTCTCGGCGCCGATGTCCGTGCGGTGATCGCCGAGGAGAGCCTGCCCGAGGAAGAACGAGACGAAGCTGGTGACGATGCCCACCACCAGGGCCAGCACACCGGCCACCGCGATCTTGCTGAAGAGGAACGAACCACGCTGCGGTACGGCCGCCAGCGAGGTGCGGATCATGCCCGAGCTGTACTCCGTACCGACCACGAGCACACCGAAGACGACCATGGCCAGCTGGCCGAGGACCATGCCGGAGAAGCTGATGAGCGTCGGGTCGAAGGTGGCCCGCTCGGCCACGGGCAGGTCGCTGAACTGGGCGTTCATCAAGGCACAGAGCGCCGCGCTCATCGCGACGGTGACGACGAACGCGGAGATCAGGGTCCAGACGGTCGACGAGACCGTACGGATCTTGGTCCACTCGGAGGTCAGGACCGCGGGTACCGATGCCATCGTCGTCACGCCTCCTTCCCGGTGCCGGAGGGTGTCTGCCGGCTGTACGGATCGTCCCAGTGCGGGCCCACGGGAGGCGGCGCCTCGGCGAGCTCGGAGTGCGCGTGGTACTCCACCGAATCCGCCGTCATCTGCATGAACGCTTCCTCCAGGGAGGCCCGCTGGGAACTCAGCTCGTGCAGCACGAGCTGATGCCGGGCGGCGAGCTCACCCAGCGCCTCTGTGGTGGCGCCGTCGATCTCCAGCGTGCCGTTCCCCGTCTCGACCACGACGAGCCCCTCCTGGTGCAGCACATCGCGCAGCCGCTCCTGCTGCGGGGAGCGCAGCCGTACGTAACTACGGGAGTTCTGATGGATGAAGTCGGCCATCGAGGTGTCGGCGAGCAGCTTGCCTTGACCGATCACGATCAAGTGGTCCGCCGTGAGCGCCATTTCGCTCATCAGATGCGAGGAGACGAAGATCGTCCGGCCTTCCGCGGCGAGTGCCTTCATCAGATTGCGGATCCAGTGAATGCCCTCGGGGTCCAGACCATTGACCGGCTCGTCGAAGAGCAGCACCTGCGGGTCGCCGAGCAGTGCGGCCGCGATGCCGAGCCGCTGGCCCATGCCCAGCGAGAAACCCTTCGACTTCTTCTTCGCCACCGCGGTCAGGCCGACGGTGTCCAGGACCTCCGCGACCCGGCTCCGCGGGATGCGATTGCTCTGGGCGAGGCAGAGCAGGTTGTTGTACGCGCTGCGTCCGCCGTGCATCGACTTGGCGTCCAGCAGCGCACCGATGTATTTGAGGGGTTCCTCCAGGTCGCGGTAGTGCTTGCCGTCGATGCGCACCGAACCGCTGGTCGGGTTGTCGAGGTCGAGCATCATCCGCATCGTCGTGGACTTGCCCGCCCCGTTGGGCCCCAGAAAGCCCGTCACCATTCCGGGTCTGACGCGGCACGAGAGCCCGTCGACGGCAACCTTGTTGCCAAAGCGCTTGGTGAGGCCATCAAGCTCGATCATGCGTTCACGCTAGAACGGCCGCGCGCCCGGCGCCACCACAAAGGCGGAACCGGGCGCGCGAGGGTCGCACGGACCGTACGACTGCGGTACTCCGGGGTCAGCGGGTCTGCTGAGCCGGAACGCCGCGGGTGACCGGCTCGTCGTCGGCGGGGGTGCCGGCGGCGGCCACCGCGGCACCGGTCAGCGTCGCCAGCATCTCGCGGACGTTGGTCAGCTGGGCGTTGATCGAGTCGCGGCGGTTGGTGAGCGCCGCGAGCTCGCGCTCCGACTCGCTGCGGATCCGGTCGGCCTTCGCGTTCGCGTCGGCGACGATGTCCTCGGACTGGCGCTGTGCCGTCTCCACCGTCTGACGGGCCCGGCGCTCGGCGTCCGTACGGAGC
This region includes:
- a CDS encoding ABC transporter permease subunit, with protein sequence MASVPAVLTSEWTKIRTVSSTVWTLISAFVVTVAMSAALCALMNAQFSDLPVAERATFDPTLISFSGMVLGQLAMVVFGVLVVGTEYSSGMIRTSLAAVPQRGSFLFSKIAVAGVLALVVGIVTSFVSFFLGQALLGDHRTDIGAENVLRAVVGGGIYMGLIGIFSMGVATMLRSSMLSLGILMPFFFLVSQILSAVPGAKKVARYFPDQAGSKIMQVVPDAMNSNPAPYGPWGGLGILLAWVVAALAGGYLVLKKRDA
- a CDS encoding ABC transporter ATP-binding protein, producing the protein MIELDGLTKRFGNKVAVDGLSCRVRPGMVTGFLGPNGAGKSTTMRMMLDLDNPTSGSVRIDGKHYRDLEEPLKYIGALLDAKSMHGGRSAYNNLLCLAQSNRIPRSRVAEVLDTVGLTAVAKKKSKGFSLGMGQRLGIAAALLGDPQVLLFDEPVNGLDPEGIHWIRNLMKALAAEGRTIFVSSHLMSEMALTADHLIVIGQGKLLADTSMADFIHQNSRSYVRLRSPQQERLRDVLHQEGLVVVETGNGTLEIDGATTEALGELAARHQLVLHELSSQRASLEEAFMQMTADSVEYHAHSELAEAPPPVGPHWDDPYSRQTPSGTGKEA